In Pedobacter heparinus DSM 2366, the following are encoded in one genomic region:
- a CDS encoding universal stress protein yields MTIIVATDFSEVAENAVEYAAAIARHSNARLILFNSFVIPIHAANTLLPASSIQRLLTDNEIRLIERALTLSLDYDIEVGHETAFSFVEDELKQLLVKYEASLVVLGMTAKTLEQDLWGNTTTSAIKKLKFPVLAVPLGAKFEGTKKVLFACDVLNGVSERVLGHVKELALSLAAEVEVFNVDKTLEELRNEGPALLATNAIDDGLEGIAYYYKNVKSNAVIEEIEKEIEIFGADMLIMVPKKYGFWASMVHKSKTRVMASGLHIPLLSIPI; encoded by the coding sequence ATGACCATAATTGTAGCGACAGATTTCTCGGAAGTGGCAGAAAATGCTGTAGAATATGCAGCGGCGATAGCCAGACACAGCAATGCAAGACTGATCCTTTTTAATTCTTTCGTGATCCCGATACATGCGGCAAATACCCTTTTACCGGCTTCCAGTATCCAGAGATTGCTGACAGATAACGAGATCAGACTGATAGAACGCGCCCTGACACTTTCATTGGATTATGACATAGAAGTAGGGCATGAAACTGCATTTTCTTTTGTAGAAGATGAACTGAAGCAGCTGCTGGTTAAATACGAGGCCAGCCTGGTGGTGTTGGGCATGACGGCCAAGACCCTTGAACAGGACCTTTGGGGAAATACCACTACTTCGGCAATCAAGAAATTAAAGTTTCCGGTATTGGCTGTGCCCCTTGGTGCTAAATTTGAAGGGACAAAAAAAGTGCTTTTTGCCTGCGATGTACTGAATGGGGTGTCTGAAAGGGTATTGGGACATGTCAAAGAACTGGCTTTGAGCTTAGCTGCTGAAGTAGAGGTTTTTAATGTAGATAAAACCCTGGAAGAACTGCGGAATGAAGGCCCCGCTTTACTGGCCACCAATGCCATAGATGACGGGCTGGAAGGGATTGCCTATTACTATAAAAATGTGAAATCGAATGCGGTAATAGAAGAAATTGAAAAAGAAATAGAGATATTTGGTGCCGATATGCTGATTATGGTACCTAAAAAATATGGTTTCTGGGCTTCTATGGTACACAAAAGCAAAACAAGGGTGATGGCATCCGGGCTGCATATCCCGCTGCTTTCGATTCCTATCTAA
- the thiC gene encoding phosphomethylpyrimidine synthase ThiC: protein MKVEKTPGEQVISRTPFPASRKVYVKGQLHDIEVAMREITLSDTKIHNGFGLTEPNPAVTVYDTSGPYTDPDAHIDVKKGLPRLREKWITGRKDVVQLPEISSDYGQERLADNKLDVLRFSHLNKPYKAVKGANVSQMHYAKKGIITAEMEYIAIRENQRIDLLNEQLGVQFEVMGHQHKGHSFGANTPKGYITPEFVRAEVAAGRAVIPCNINHPELEPMIIGRNFLVKINANIGNSAVTSSIEEEVEKAVWACRWGADTIMDLSTGKNIHETREWIIRNSPVPIGTVPIYQALEKVNGKAEDLTWELFRDTLIEQAEQGVDYFTIHAGVLLRYVPLTAKRITGIVSRGGSIMAKWCLAHHKENFLYTHFEEICEIMKAYDVAFSLGDGLRPGCIADANDAAQFGELETLGELTKIAWKHDVQTIIEGPGHVPMHLIKENMEKQLEHCSEAPFYTLGPLTTDIAPGYDHITSAIGAAMIGWFGTAMLCYVTPKEHLGLPNKKDVKDGVITYKIAAHAADLAKGHPGAQYRDNALSKARFEFRWDDQFNLSLDPDTAREFHDETLPADGAKIAHFCSMCGPNFCSMKITQDVRKYASEQGVDEQEALEKGMAAKSKEFTEKGSEIYL from the coding sequence ATGAAAGTAGAAAAAACACCTGGCGAACAGGTAATCAGTCGCACTCCTTTTCCGGCATCCCGTAAGGTATACGTGAAAGGCCAGCTGCATGACATTGAAGTGGCCATGCGCGAGATTACTTTGAGCGACACCAAAATCCACAATGGTTTTGGCTTAACCGAGCCCAACCCGGCAGTTACAGTTTATGATACGAGCGGGCCTTATACCGATCCTGATGCCCATATTGATGTAAAAAAAGGCCTGCCCCGATTAAGGGAAAAATGGATTACCGGCAGAAAAGATGTGGTGCAGCTGCCGGAGATCAGTTCTGATTACGGACAGGAGCGCCTGGCCGACAATAAACTGGATGTTTTGCGGTTTTCGCACCTGAACAAGCCCTATAAAGCAGTAAAAGGCGCCAATGTATCGCAAATGCATTATGCCAAAAAAGGTATCATTACCGCCGAAATGGAATACATTGCCATCCGCGAGAACCAGCGCATAGACTTGCTGAACGAACAGCTGGGTGTGCAGTTTGAAGTGATGGGCCATCAGCATAAAGGTCATAGTTTTGGCGCCAATACGCCTAAGGGCTATATTACACCCGAATTTGTGCGTGCAGAAGTGGCTGCAGGCCGGGCGGTCATTCCCTGTAACATCAACCACCCCGAGCTGGAGCCGATGATCATTGGCCGCAATTTCCTGGTGAAGATCAATGCCAATATCGGCAACTCAGCCGTTACATCCTCAATTGAGGAAGAAGTGGAAAAAGCCGTGTGGGCCTGCAGGTGGGGTGCCGATACGATTATGGACCTTTCGACGGGTAAAAACATCCATGAAACCCGGGAATGGATCATCCGCAACTCCCCTGTTCCGATTGGTACGGTGCCGATTTACCAGGCCCTGGAAAAGGTGAACGGTAAGGCTGAAGATTTAACCTGGGAGCTGTTCAGGGATACCCTGATTGAGCAAGCCGAACAGGGGGTAGATTATTTTACCATCCATGCGGGTGTGCTGTTGCGGTATGTGCCTTTAACGGCCAAAAGGATAACGGGTATTGTTTCCCGTGGCGGTTCCATTATGGCCAAATGGTGCCTGGCGCATCATAAAGAGAATTTCCTGTATACCCATTTTGAAGAAATCTGTGAGATCATGAAGGCTTATGATGTGGCTTTCTCGCTGGGCGATGGCTTAAGGCCGGGCTGTATTGCCGATGCCAATGATGCCGCCCAGTTTGGCGAGCTGGAAACTTTGGGCGAGCTGACTAAAATTGCCTGGAAACATGATGTGCAGACCATTATTGAGGGGCCGGGCCATGTGCCCATGCACCTGATCAAGGAAAATATGGAGAAACAGCTGGAACACTGCTCGGAAGCACCCTTTTACACCCTGGGGCCGCTGACTACCGATATTGCGCCTGGATATGACCACATCACTTCGGCCATTGGTGCCGCCATGATCGGTTGGTTTGGTACAGCAATGCTCTGTTATGTAACACCTAAGGAGCATTTGGGCCTGCCCAATAAAAAGGATGTAAAAGATGGTGTGATTACCTATAAGATTGCGGCCCATGCTGCCGATCTGGCCAAAGGGCATCCCGGGGCGCAGTACCGCGACAATGCCCTGAGCAAAGCGCGCTTTGAATTCAGGTGGGATGACCAGTTTAACCTGTCGCTCGACCCGGATACGGCCAGGGAGTTCCATGATGAAACACTACCTGCAGATGGGGCCAAGATCGCCCATTTCTGTTCGATGTGCGGACCCAATTTCTGCTCGATGAAAATTACGCAGGATGTGCGGAAGTACGCATCGGAACAGGGTGTGGATGAGCAGGAAGCTTTGGAAAAAGGTATGGCAGCTAAATCTAAAGAGTTTACTGAGAAAGGAAGTGAAATCTATCTGTAA
- a CDS encoding DUF6266 family protein, translating to MGKLLNGLYGPLTGTTGNITSYVLNGQNVTRMVRHKRTRSSEKQLDNELRMKVLNNFFHTMKGYLKAGFSSAAKGSTKNYYNLAIAYNKKDVLKGYYPDIEIDCPNVILSEGELLPAENPEASRIAAGIAFTWDTDGFSWGNGSDQALLMAYFPESKAAISMLYVAKRMEGKELMLLPGNLIEEPAEVYISFVSPDRSETSKSTYIGQV from the coding sequence ATGGGTAAATTATTAAATGGCCTTTACGGGCCGCTAACCGGTACTACCGGCAATATCACCAGTTATGTGCTGAACGGACAGAACGTGACCAGGATGGTGAGACATAAAAGAACACGTTCCAGTGAAAAACAACTCGATAATGAATTGCGTATGAAAGTACTCAACAATTTTTTTCATACGATGAAAGGCTATTTAAAAGCTGGGTTTAGTTCAGCGGCAAAGGGCAGCACTAAAAATTATTACAACCTGGCCATTGCTTATAATAAAAAAGATGTACTTAAAGGTTATTATCCGGACATAGAGATCGATTGTCCAAATGTAATACTGAGTGAAGGAGAACTATTGCCTGCAGAAAATCCGGAGGCCAGCAGGATAGCTGCCGGAATAGCGTTTACCTGGGATACGGATGGATTTTCCTGGGGGAACGGATCTGATCAGGCCCTGCTGATGGCTTATTTTCCGGAGTCAAAAGCGGCGATCAGCATGTTATATGTGGCGAAGCGAATGGAGGGAAAAGAACTGATGTTACTGCCTGGAAATTTAATAGAAGAACCAGCAGAGGTTTACATTTCATTTGTATCTCCCGACCGCTCGGAAACTTCCAAAAGCACTTATATAGGACAGGTATAA
- a CDS encoding nuclear transport factor 2 family protein → MKQTIILITFTIMSLLASAQSKDETKIAELTEKLRVAMISGNKADLESLVTDNLTYGHSNGHIEDKAAFVTALSTKKSDFKTIELSEQSITVAGNTAIVRHLLRGNTNDGGIPAKVNLGVVLVWEKQGEAWKLLARRSFKISY, encoded by the coding sequence ATGAAACAGACCATCATTTTAATCACATTTACCATTATGAGTTTACTTGCTTCGGCACAATCAAAGGACGAAACTAAAATTGCAGAATTAACTGAAAAACTACGCGTAGCGATGATCAGCGGAAATAAGGCCGATCTGGAAAGTCTGGTTACCGATAACCTGACCTATGGACATTCTAACGGACATATTGAAGATAAAGCTGCTTTTGTAACTGCGCTTTCTACCAAAAAATCTGATTTTAAGACCATAGAGCTGTCGGAACAATCCATTACCGTTGCCGGAAATACAGCTATCGTACGCCACCTGCTGAGGGGCAATACCAACGATGGCGGTATTCCTGCAAAAGTTAACCTTGGCGTGGTACTGGTTTGGGAGAAACAAGGGGAAGCCTGGAAGCTGCTGGCCAGACGTTCCTTTAAGATCAGCTATTGA
- a CDS encoding YtxH domain-containing protein has protein sequence MNYKKLITDRFSGIPHRPTDTTGAVIALLTGLAVGAVLGVLFAPESGKKTRERISDKALDLTDNLKDGYQSVKDRISAGKDDIVGLKDRVVDNVKNKANAVSQEFKEFKDAETEKVKSGVKQAADNANDTIQDI, from the coding sequence ATGAATTATAAGAAACTAATAACAGACCGCTTTTCAGGCATACCGCACAGACCGACAGATACTACAGGAGCAGTGATCGCTTTGCTGACGGGACTGGCAGTTGGGGCGGTGCTGGGTGTATTGTTTGCACCGGAGAGTGGAAAAAAGACCAGGGAAAGAATTTCCGACAAGGCTTTGGATTTAACAGATAACCTTAAAGATGGTTATCAATCGGTAAAAGACAGGATATCGGCCGGTAAAGATGATATTGTAGGTTTAAAAGACCGGGTTGTAGACAATGTAAAAAACAAGGCAAACGCCGTTTCGCAGGAATTTAAAGAGTTCAAAGATGCGGAAACAGAAAAAGTAAAATCAGGTGTAAAACAGGCAGCTGATAATGCCAATGATACCATTCAGGACATTTAG
- a CDS encoding MFS transporter, with product MISNTKHRFFLSLFFFMSGLSFSTWASRIPTIKTTFGFNEAELGSILLALPIGSLLGLPISGWLVSKYNSRGPLTLGYGLNMLALTLIGFAHNTLSLVLAVVVFAFTTRIFNISVNTQALTLQKRFDKKIMGSFHGYWSMGGIAGILLSTLLLSFNVPIQIHFTAVAIVMLSLSLYAYQYLLKGDRSETGNKLILSKPDPYIFYLGLVVFLCAICEGGMFDWSGIYFQEIIKVEIFTYGYLIFMTFMATSRFLSDFIVARFGMPKTYIMSASCIVSGICLAIIFPYFWTAMVGFSLVGFGTAAVIPMSYALAGASKKYSAGMAISIIATYSITGMLLGPPLIGYLAHAFNLRVSFVIFALCGILLIPITQLFFKHQRLSDQSVKPLS from the coding sequence ATGATCTCTAACACAAAACATCGTTTCTTTTTAAGTCTGTTTTTCTTTATGTCGGGCTTAAGTTTTTCTACCTGGGCTTCGCGGATCCCGACCATTAAAACTACTTTTGGTTTCAATGAGGCCGAGCTGGGCAGTATATTGCTGGCCCTGCCCATAGGTTCCCTGCTGGGCCTGCCCATTTCGGGCTGGCTGGTGTCCAAATACAACAGCCGCGGACCTTTAACGCTGGGCTACGGACTCAACATGCTGGCGCTTACGCTTATTGGTTTTGCACACAATACCTTAAGCCTGGTTTTGGCCGTAGTGGTATTTGCCTTTACCACCCGTATCTTTAATATTTCTGTAAACACCCAGGCCTTAACCCTGCAAAAGCGTTTCGATAAAAAGATCATGGGTTCTTTTCATGGTTACTGGAGCATGGGTGGCATAGCAGGAATCCTGCTGTCTACACTTTTGCTCAGTTTCAATGTACCCATCCAGATTCATTTTACGGCTGTAGCCATTGTGATGCTGTCGCTTAGCCTATATGCTTACCAGTATTTGCTGAAGGGAGACCGCTCCGAAACCGGTAACAAGCTCATTTTGAGCAAGCCAGATCCCTATATTTTTTACCTGGGCCTGGTGGTTTTCCTTTGTGCCATCTGTGAAGGGGGGATGTTCGACTGGAGCGGTATCTATTTCCAGGAAATTATAAAAGTAGAGATCTTTACCTATGGTTACCTGATCTTCATGACCTTTATGGCCACTTCCAGATTTTTATCCGATTTCATTGTGGCACGCTTTGGCATGCCAAAAACCTATATCATGAGCGCAAGCTGTATTGTTTCGGGCATTTGTCTGGCCATTATTTTTCCGTATTTCTGGACGGCTATGGTCGGCTTTTCGCTGGTAGGTTTTGGTACCGCGGCTGTAATCCCGATGTCTTACGCCCTGGCCGGTGCTTCAAAAAAATATTCGGCAGGTATGGCCATATCCATCATTGCCACCTATTCCATTACGGGGATGTTGCTTGGCCCGCCTTTAATTGGCTATCTGGCCCATGCCTTCAATTTAAGGGTGTCTTTTGTCATTTTTGCCCTGTGCGGGATATTGCTGATCCCCATTACACAGCTATTTTTTAAACACCAAAGGCTTTCAGATCAAAGCGTTAAGCCATTGAGCTGA
- a CDS encoding MFS transporter, whose protein sequence is MKKSLLTLTLGGLGIGITEFVMMGLLPDIAKDLSITIPQAGHLISAYALGVVIGAPLLVAIAGSYPPKKILMALMMMFVAFNALSAFSPDYTTMFIARLLAGLPHGAFFGVGSVVASRIADKGKEASAVSLMFAGLTIANVIGVPLGTFIGHNYSWRYTFVIIVVVGLITLLSLKLWMPALPATKDRDLKKELGFFKLPEAWLIILMIAIGTGGLFSWYSYIAPLLTDVSGFSADSITYILVLAGLGMLVGNFIGGKLADRFSPAKASVSLLIAMAVTLFIVHYISTNQVLSLVMTFITGAVAFALAAPIQMLMIKTAKGSEMLAASVSQASFNIGNALGAFLGGLPLAAGYDYTSPVWVGTLMALTGAVFAWMLIARNKRMALAV, encoded by the coding sequence ATGAAGAAAAGCTTACTCACTTTAACCCTTGGCGGACTGGGGATTGGCATCACAGAGTTTGTGATGATGGGCCTGTTGCCCGATATTGCAAAAGACCTCTCCATTACCATCCCTCAGGCGGGGCACCTCATTTCTGCTTATGCCCTGGGTGTGGTTATCGGTGCACCTTTACTGGTGGCCATTGCAGGAAGCTATCCCCCAAAAAAGATATTGATGGCCCTGATGATGATGTTTGTGGCCTTTAACGCTTTGTCGGCTTTTTCTCCTGATTATACCACCATGTTTATTGCCCGCTTACTTGCGGGTTTGCCGCATGGTGCCTTTTTTGGAGTAGGGTCGGTAGTGGCCAGCCGCATTGCAGATAAAGGAAAAGAAGCTTCGGCCGTATCGCTGATGTTTGCCGGTTTAACCATTGCCAATGTGATCGGTGTGCCGCTGGGTACTTTTATTGGTCACAATTATTCCTGGCGCTATACTTTCGTGATCATTGTTGTTGTAGGCTTAATTACCCTTTTGAGTCTGAAATTATGGATGCCGGCACTGCCTGCTACCAAGGACAGGGATCTGAAAAAAGAACTGGGTTTCTTTAAGCTGCCCGAAGCATGGCTCATTATCCTGATGATTGCCATAGGTACAGGAGGACTGTTTTCCTGGTACAGCTATATTGCCCCGCTTTTAACCGATGTTTCGGGTTTTTCTGCCGATTCGATTACTTACATCCTGGTACTGGCCGGCCTGGGTATGCTGGTTGGTAACTTTATAGGGGGCAAGCTGGCCGACAGGTTTTCGCCGGCAAAAGCTTCTGTTTCTTTGCTGATTGCCATGGCGGTTACCTTATTTATTGTACATTATATTTCTACCAATCAGGTACTTTCGCTGGTCATGACCTTCATTACCGGTGCGGTGGCTTTTGCCCTGGCGGCACCGATCCAGATGCTGATGATCAAAACGGCCAAAGGCTCGGAGATGCTTGCTGCATCTGTTAGCCAGGCCAGTTTTAATATAGGCAACGCTTTGGGTGCCTTTTTAGGTGGTTTGCCCCTGGCAGCTGGCTATGATTATACTTCTCCGGTATGGGTGGGTACCTTAATGGCCTTAACCGGGGCCGTATTTGCCTGGATGCTGATTGCCCGAAATAAAAGAATGGCTTTGGCCGTTTAA
- a CDS encoding DUF3050 domain-containing protein, which produces MSAALKSIQERIEPLRQQIINHKVYSVINSLEDLRIFMEYHVYAVWDFMSLLKALQINLTCTSVPWFPVGSANTRYLINEIVAGEESDVDSTGQRKSHFEMYLDAMAQCGADTSGIDTFIHALQKTGDLPNAYQAAGTPEPAREFVDFTFKIIHSNAAHLQTSTFTFGREDLIPNMFLTMVNDLNKKFPEQLSLFKYYLDRHIEVDGDHHSYLALAMTAELCADDVALWQDAEQASIAALEKRIALWDGAYKAILAQI; this is translated from the coding sequence ATGAGTGCAGCATTAAAAAGCATACAGGAGCGCATCGAACCCCTTAGACAGCAGATTATAAACCATAAGGTTTACAGTGTGATCAACAGCCTGGAAGACCTGAGGATCTTTATGGAATATCACGTATACGCGGTATGGGACTTTATGTCGCTTTTAAAAGCTTTGCAGATTAACCTGACCTGTACCAGTGTGCCCTGGTTTCCGGTAGGTTCGGCAAATACCCGCTACCTGATCAACGAGATTGTGGCGGGGGAAGAATCGGATGTGGACAGTACAGGCCAGCGCAAAAGTCATTTTGAAATGTACCTGGATGCCATGGCACAATGCGGTGCAGATACCAGCGGCATTGACACATTTATCCATGCACTTCAAAAAACAGGAGACCTGCCCAATGCTTATCAGGCTGCCGGAACACCGGAACCTGCGCGTGAGTTTGTTGATTTTACTTTTAAGATCATCCACAGCAATGCGGCCCATTTACAGACCAGTACCTTTACTTTTGGAAGGGAAGACCTGATCCCGAATATGTTCCTGACCATGGTAAACGACCTGAATAAAAAATTTCCTGAACAACTGTCTTTATTTAAATATTACCTGGACAGGCATATAGAAGTGGATGGCGACCACCACAGTTACCTGGCCCTGGCCATGACTGCCGAGCTTTGTGCTGATGATGTGGCCCTTTGGCAGGATGCGGAACAGGCCAGTATAGCGGCACTTGAAAAACGCATAGCACTTTGGGATGGTGCCTACAAGGCCATTCTGGCCCAGATATAG
- the thiS gene encoding sulfur carrier protein ThiS, with product MEISVNQQHYQLKEPCSVEQMLSLVNAPAKGIAVAVNHTIIAKSDWPVHVLRQGDQVMLIKATQGG from the coding sequence ATGGAGATCTCTGTAAATCAACAACATTATCAGCTGAAAGAACCTTGTTCTGTTGAACAAATGCTAAGCCTTGTCAACGCACCGGCCAAAGGTATTGCTGTAGCGGTTAACCATACCATTATCGCAAAATCTGACTGGCCCGTCCATGTATTGCGGCAGGGCGACCAGGTGATGCTCATCAAAGCCACCCAGGGGGGCTGA
- a CDS encoding prolyl oligopeptidase family serine peptidase, whose protein sequence is MKKIIKNSLLMLALLSPLVTQAQFNKTTQKTRMTYPETKETTIKDNYFGTEVADPYRWLEDDRSAETKQWVDAQNAVTRKFIDQISYRNQIKTRLTKLMNYEKYSQPFKEGAYTYFYKNTGLQNQSVLYRQKGDGEPEVFLDPNIFSKDATTSMADINFSKDGSMLAYQLSEGGSDWRKVVVLKAADKTVVGDTLIDVKFSEIAWKGNEGFYYSSYDKPKDGSQLSGMTDQHKLYYHQLGTPQTADKLIFGGSKTPRRYVGAGLTEDERYLVISAANSTSGNELYIQDLSIPDAPIVNVVDNFDKDHNIIDNVGSKLYIFTKLNAANGRIVTVDAANPKPENWKELIKETENVLRPSAGGGKLFANYIKDAVSLVLQYNMDGKLEHRIELPGIGSASGFSGKKEEPALYYTFTSYVYPATIFKYTVSTGKSELYKKSGVDFNPENYESRQVFYTSKDGTKVPMIITYKKGLVLNGKNPTVLYGYGGFNISLTPFFSTSNIILLDQGGIYAVANLRGGGEYGEKWHLAGTKLQKQNVFDDFIAAAEYLIGHKYTSAAYLASMGGSNGGLLVGATMAQRPDLFKVAFPAVGVMDMLRYHKFTAGAGWSFDYGTSADSKEMFSYLHQYSPVHALKPGVKYPATLVTTADHDDRVVPAHSFKFAATLQKDQGGDAPVLISIQTNAGHGAGKPTDKAIEEMADRWAFMFYNMGLVYKP, encoded by the coding sequence ATGAAAAAAATTATAAAAAACAGCCTGCTTATGCTAGCCCTTTTATCGCCATTGGTTACGCAAGCTCAATTTAACAAGACTACACAAAAAACCAGAATGACTTATCCTGAGACAAAAGAAACAACTATAAAAGACAATTATTTTGGTACTGAAGTAGCCGATCCTTACAGGTGGCTGGAAGATGACCGCTCGGCAGAGACCAAACAATGGGTAGATGCCCAGAATGCAGTTACCCGTAAATTTATTGACCAGATTTCTTACCGCAACCAGATCAAAACCCGTTTAACCAAACTGATGAACTATGAAAAGTATTCGCAGCCTTTTAAAGAAGGGGCCTATACTTATTTTTATAAAAATACAGGCCTGCAGAACCAAAGTGTACTGTACAGGCAGAAAGGGGATGGGGAGCCAGAGGTTTTTCTGGACCCGAACATTTTTTCTAAAGATGCAACGACTTCAATGGCGGATATTAATTTTTCCAAAGATGGCAGTATGCTGGCCTACCAGCTGTCGGAAGGCGGATCTGACTGGCGTAAGGTGGTGGTGTTGAAGGCGGCCGATAAAACGGTTGTAGGGGATACTTTGATTGACGTCAAGTTTTCCGAAATAGCCTGGAAAGGGAATGAAGGCTTTTATTACAGCAGTTATGATAAACCAAAGGATGGCAGTCAGCTTTCGGGGATGACCGACCAGCATAAACTGTATTACCATCAGCTGGGCACGCCCCAAACGGCAGATAAGCTGATCTTTGGTGGCAGCAAAACACCAAGGCGGTATGTTGGTGCCGGTTTAACAGAGGATGAACGGTACCTGGTGATCTCGGCCGCCAACTCTACTTCGGGCAATGAACTGTACATTCAGGACCTAAGCATTCCTGATGCGCCTATTGTAAACGTGGTGGATAATTTTGACAAAGACCACAACATCATCGATAATGTAGGCAGTAAACTGTATATTTTTACCAAATTAAATGCAGCCAATGGCCGCATTGTTACTGTAGACGCGGCCAACCCAAAGCCAGAGAACTGGAAGGAACTGATTAAGGAGACCGAAAACGTATTGCGGCCATCTGCCGGTGGCGGCAAGCTCTTTGCCAATTACATCAAAGACGCTGTATCACTGGTTTTGCAGTACAATATGGACGGGAAGCTGGAACACCGGATTGAGTTGCCGGGTATTGGTTCTGCCAGTGGTTTTTCTGGTAAAAAAGAAGAACCGGCACTTTATTATACCTTTACCTCTTATGTATATCCGGCTACGATCTTTAAATATACGGTGTCGACCGGCAAGTCGGAACTTTATAAAAAATCAGGTGTGGATTTTAATCCTGAAAACTACGAATCCAGACAGGTATTCTATACTTCAAAAGACGGCACTAAGGTGCCGATGATCATTACCTATAAAAAAGGGCTGGTTTTGAATGGTAAAAACCCTACGGTATTGTATGGCTACGGAGGGTTTAACATCAGTTTAACCCCATTTTTCAGTACCTCGAACATCATTTTACTGGACCAGGGCGGGATATATGCCGTAGCCAATTTAAGGGGCGGTGGCGAATATGGCGAAAAATGGCACCTGGCAGGTACCAAATTGCAGAAACAAAATGTATTTGATGATTTTATTGCGGCTGCCGAATACCTGATTGGGCATAAATATACTTCAGCAGCTTATCTGGCCAGCATGGGCGGGTCTAACGGCGGCCTGCTGGTGGGTGCTACTATGGCACAGCGCCCGGACCTTTTTAAAGTGGCTTTTCCGGCAGTGGGGGTAATGGATATGCTGCGCTACCATAAGTTTACGGCGGGTGCCGGCTGGAGCTTTGATTACGGAACTTCGGCAGATTCTAAAGAAATGTTCAGCTATTTACATCAGTATTCGCCCGTACATGCGTTAAAACCTGGTGTAAAATATCCGGCTACGCTGGTTACTACGGCAGACCATGACGACAGGGTAGTACCGGCGCATTCCTTTAAGTTTGCGGCCACCCTGCAAAAAGACCAGGGTGGTGATGCCCCGGTGCTGATCAGCATACAGACCAATGCCGGACATGGTGCAGGAAAGCCTACCGACAAGGCGATTGAGGAAATGGCCGACAGGTGGGCATTTATGTTTTATAACATGGGCCTGGTTTATAAACCTTAA
- a CDS encoding peroxiredoxin family protein codes for MKKLFLALLLSVLSTITFAQNPIVGTDMPKAVFYKADGKTFNTDQITKGSKSLLMLFDATCEHCQKVVSNISKRSTELKNVNLYLISQDEYRSINYFMDNFGKPLKTMKNVSVLQDKDHVFIPLFHPKQYPALYLYGKDKKLEFYSSDERDVPRFFSRIK; via the coding sequence ATGAAAAAACTATTTCTTGCCTTATTGTTAAGCGTACTTTCCACAATTACTTTTGCGCAAAACCCTATTGTGGGTACCGATATGCCCAAAGCAGTTTTTTACAAAGCGGATGGCAAAACATTCAATACAGACCAGATTACAAAAGGCAGCAAATCCCTGCTGATGCTGTTCGATGCCACCTGCGAACATTGCCAGAAAGTAGTATCCAACATTTCAAAAAGAAGCACAGAACTTAAAAATGTTAACCTCTACCTCATTTCGCAGGATGAATACCGCTCCATCAATTATTTCATGGACAATTTTGGCAAACCTTTAAAAACAATGAAAAATGTAAGTGTATTGCAGGATAAAGACCACGTTTTCATCCCACTGTTCCACCCCAAACAGTACCCAGCCCTTTACCTTTATGGAAAAGATAAAAAGCTGGAATTTTATTCAAGTGATGAAAGGGATGTACCCAGGTTCTTCAGCCGGATCAAATAA